The Garra rufa chromosome 23, GarRuf1.0, whole genome shotgun sequence genome includes a region encoding these proteins:
- the ccdc62 gene encoding coiled-coil domain-containing protein 62, producing the protein MEGYNERRNSKTPGGFSISKGSPMEPWHSTPVKKNLFAATETPDISSTKLRDVNRSRIAALSLHDLSKPMSSYSLGQDFQTPVNGLEVSTIQRQRLELQLLIAELKDRDQELNIMAAAHHKQLLSWEQDRQRVLILEQRCARLEDELEKRNEVIRALGRRTKVAESREKDVYRELNSTQQQLHELSRREMNTTRHEQDLEERNQSLNSTVMMLSSQVGQLQVREEELSSMLKLKDKDVIEATNHILELSGRLCELEKSNEELRTRESKTLRELEEHKHRFRESRHENTQLKAELQEKTIENNSQREELIRLKQENQLLKKDITAVEFQMMNEEKSWRDDLLELSRSKQARAESELLCLRQVCENQQNDLQLLKLNLESTREALRHHEGQKSRGSTADLSLLHLDCPSPSHRSRRSSVCLPDSMLTIELCANDAARHCNEEGYSSSTTRLQRLLAESQEMVACLESSTKKSVSPTKPQSPMNCDAGRRLQSNGSHSQTSTHHQEGSQTHGETDSQIESSPRLQQGSQ; encoded by the exons ATGGAGGGGTACAATGAAAGAAGAAACTCCAAAACTCCTGGAGGTTTTTCGATATCGAAAG GATCTCCTATGGAACCCTGGCACAGTACTCCTGTAAAAAAG AATCTTTTTGCTGCTACTGAGACCCCAGACATTTCCTCCACCAAGCTCAGAGATGTAAACAGATCAAGAATTGCAGCGCTAAGTCTGCACGACCTCTCAAAACCAATGTCCTCTTACTCATTAGGACAGGATTTCCAG ACTCCAGTTAATGGATTAGAGGTCTCCACTATCCAGAGGCAGCGGCTCGAGCTGCAGCTTCTCATAGCCGAACTGAAGGACCGTGACCAGGAGCTCAACATCATGGCAGCAGCCCATCACAAGCAGCTGCTGTCCTGGGAGCAGGACCGCCAGAGAGTGTTGATCCTGGAACAGAGATGTGCCCGCCTGGAGG ATGAGCTGGAGAAGCGTAATGAGGTGATCAGAGCTCTCGGTAGGCGGACGAAGGTGGCGGAATCGAGAGAAAAAGACGTGTACAGAGAGCTCAACAGCACCCAACAGCAGCTACACGAGCTGAGTCGCAGAGAGATGAACACCACCAGACATGAGCAGGACTTAGAG GAGAGGAACCAGAGTCTGAACTCCACAGTTATGATGCTGTCATCACAGGTGGGGCAGCTGCAGGTACGCGAGGAGGAGCTCAGCTCCATGCTTAAACTGAAG gaTAAAGATGTGATTGAGGCCACCAATCACATTTTAGAGCTGTCTGGTCGTCTGTGTGAACTAGAGAAATCCAATGAAGAGCTGCGAACACGTGAGAGCAAAACGTTGCGAGAATTGGAGGAACACAAGCACCGTTTCAGAGAGAGCAGACACGAAAACACACAACTGAAAG ctgAGCTTCAGGAGAAAACCATTGAGAACAACAGCCAGAGAGAAGAGCTCATCCGTTTAAAGCAGGAAAACCAGCTGTTGAAGAAAGACATCACTGCCGTTGAATTTCAGATGATGA ATGAAGAGAAGAGCTGGAGGGATGATTTACTTGAACTTTCCCGATCAAAACAAGCTCGTGCCGAATCTGAGCTGCTCTGTCTGCGTCAG GTGTGTGAAAACCAACAGAATGACCTCCAGCTGCTAAAGTTGAACTTGGAGAGCACCAGAGAGGCACTCCGACATCACGAGGGTCAAAAGTCACGGGGGAG CACAGCAGATCTGAGCCTTCTTCATCTGGATTGCCCCTCCCCTTCTCACAGAAGTAGGCGGAGCTCCGTCTGTTTACCTGATTCTATGCTAACCATTGAACTTTGTGCCAATGATGCAGCTCGCCACTGCAATGAG GAGGGCTACAGCTCATCCACAACACGGTTACAGCGTCTGCTGGCTGAGTCTCAGGAAATGGTGGCATGTTTGGAGAGCTCTACCAAAAAATCTGTCAGCCCGACAAAACCTCAAAGCCCAATGAACTGCGACGCCGGCCGTCGCCTCCAAAGTAATGGCAGCCACTCCCAAACCTCCACCCATCACCAGGAGGGCAGCCAAACACATGGG GAAACTGACTCTCAGATCGAAAGCAGCCCACGCCTGCAACAAGGAAGCCAGTAA